The Natronoarchaeum mannanilyticum nucleotide sequence TCGGGGATCTCGATGCCGCCGCAGATCGTGTCGGGGTACTCGACCGGCTCGACCTCGTCGCGACCCGCCTCCCAGGCGTCGACGATCGGCGCGCAGCCGGCCGCCTGCGCGGCGTAGATCGCCGGCGTCTCGTCGATCAGCCCGAGTCGCTCCAGTTCCGTCGCGGCCCGGTGGACGCCGACGGCCCCGACCCCGGCGCCGGTCGGCACGACGACGGCGTCGGGAAGCTCCCACGCCAGCTGTTCGACGATCTCGAACAGCGCCGTCTTCGCGCCCTCGTGGCGGTACGGCGTCGCGAACCAGCCCAGATCGTGCCACCCTTCCTCCTCGATCGACTCCGCAGCGGCCTCCAATGCGTCGCCGACTCGCCCGCCGACGACGGTCATCTCGCCGTCGTGGACGTTCACCATCGCCTTGTTCGTAAACGTCGCGCGCGAGGGGACGAACACCTCGGCGTCGAGGCCGGCGCGGGCGGCGTACGCCGCCGCGGACTGCCCGCCGTCCCCGGTCGACGCCAGCGCGACCGTGTCGACGCCGCGCTCGCGGGCCGCCGTGACGGCAACGGACTGTCCTCGATCGGCCGTCGATCCGGTCGGGTTCCGTCCGTCGTCTTTGACGTACAGCTCGCCGACGCCGAGCTCGTCCGCGAGCGACGCGGCCTCGACCAGCGGCGTCCCGCCCTCGTCGATGCTCACCGCAGCCGACCGTTCGAACGGCAGCAGCTCGCGGTAGCGCCACTGGCTGCCGAACGGCCGGTCGGCGAGCGTCTCCCTGTCGAGGTCGATCGCGTCGTAGTCGTAGGTCGGCGCGAGCGCGCCGCCGCAGTCGGGACAGCGGCCGGCCGTCTCGTCCTCCTGACGAACTTGCGAGTCAGGGCTCGACGAGCTTCGCTCGTCGGCGGCGTCGAACCGCTCGCCGCACTCCTGACACTCCAGCCCGGCGAAGGCGTCGCTGGTTTGCATGCTCGTCGATTTCGGTGCCGGACCCTAAGCCCTGTTCATCCGTCGGAGTTCGCTCTCGGGACGTTCCCGGCGCGTCGTCACCATCGCCGATTTGATATAGCGATCTCCAATTTATCCGTCGTCCCAGCACCGGCTCGTACCTCGCCAAAATCACACTGCGGAGCGGGACGGGCGGACCGGTTCGAGAGTTCGCGGCCGAAAGCCGTCCTGCGCGCAGCCGACACGCGTGAAGTTTTGACCCGGGAGTCCCAACGGAGCGGTATGTCAACCGACCAGCGCGTGATCGTGGCCGGCGCGGGCCTCTCGGGGCTCGTCGCCGCCCGGCATCTCGCGGACGCCGGCGTCGACGTCGAGGTCGTCGAGCGCGAAGAGGAGGTGGGCGGTCGCGTGCGGACCACTCGGAAGGACGGCTTCGTGATGGATCGGGGCTTCCAGGTGCTGTTCACCGCCTACCCCGCCGCGCAGCGCGAACTCGACTACGACGCCCTGAACCTGCGGTACTACACGCCGGGCGCCTGCATCGCTCGCGACGGCGAGCGTTCGATCCTCTCCGATCCCCTGCGGGATCGCTCGGCGCTGCTGTCATCGGCGCTCAACACCGAAGTTTCGATGACGGATAAAGTTCGGACGCTGAAACTCAGCCGGGAGCTGGCCGGGAAGTCGCCGACGGCGATCTTCAGCGGTAGCGACCGATCTATCCGGGAGTACCTCCGCGATCGGGGCTTCTCCGAGCGGTTCGTCGAGAACTTCGCGGCGCCCTTTTACGGCGGCATCACGCTCGATCGATCGCTCTCATCGTCCAGCACGGTGTTCGAGTACACGTTCAAGATGCTCTCGGAGGGTCGGATCGCGGTTCCCGCAGACGGGATGGGCGCGATCCCCGAGCAGCTCGCCGAGCGCGCCCGCGAGGCCGGCGTGACCGTCATGACCGACACGGAGGTCGAGTCGGTCGACGCAGACGACGCCGAAGCGGAGGTGTCCGTCGGCGGCGAGACCAGAACCGCCGACGCCGTCGTCGTCGCGACCGATCCGCCGACGGCTCGCGATCTGACCGGCGTCGAATCGATCCCGACCGACGGCGAGGGCTGCGTCACGCAGTACTACTCGATGCCTCGATCGGAGTCGCTCGACGCCGGCAAGCGCCTGATCCTCAACGCCGGCGGCGAGGACCCGAACCACGTCGTCGTCAACTCGGAGATCGCGCCCGAGCACGCGCCGGAGGATCGTCACCTCGCGAGCGCGACGTTCCTCGGCGATCGCGACGAGCAGCCCGCACGCTTCGACGACATGACGCGGCGCGCGCTGTCGTCGTGGTACCCGGAGCACTCGTTCGCGGACTTCGAGCTTCTGGGGACCGAACGCGTCCCGTTCTCGCAGTTCGCCCAGCCGCCGGGCAGTCTCGACGATCTCCCGAGCGTCGACGCGCCCGCCGGGCGGTGTTACCTCGCCGGCGACTACACCCGCTGGTCGTCGATCCAGGGCGCGATGGAGAGCGGTCGGGACGCCGCCCAGACCGCGCTGGCGGATCTCTGATCGGCTCCGAGCGACCGGTGCGACGGCGCCGCGACCCGCTCACTCGCGTTCGAGCAGGTCCTCGTACTCGGACGACTGCGCTCTCGATCGGTCGTCCGTACGCGACCCGTCTCGGCTGTCGGTTGTCGCTTCGCCGTCCTCCTGCGAGAGCACTCGATCGAGTCGGCGTTCGAACTCGGCCTCGCCGATCTCCCCGGCGGCGTACCGCCGCTTGAGCGTCTCGACGGGGTCCTCGGGGCGTTCGGCCGGCTCGCCGTCGCCCGCGTCGGCGTCGGCGCCGACGAGCCAGTCCGCGATCTCCTCGCCGAATAGCAACAGCAGCGGCGTCAGGAGGAACCAGCCGACGATCGGGATGCTCGTGACCAACAGCCCCGCCAGCACCTCGGGGAGCACCGCGCCGCTCACCGCGACCAGCGACGTCAGCGGGAGCGTCACGACGGCGACGACCAGCCAGAGCTTCTCGGCCACGAACTCGTGGCTCACGTCGACCATGAGAGGTACTCTCTCGCGGAGGCAGTAACTACTGACGGTCGCGCGGCGGAAGCCGTCGCCGCCCGAGCCTACAGCATCGACCGCAACTCGTCGAGCGGCGGGAACCAGAACGTCTCCGCGGCGTCGTCGTCGCGGACGATCGGCCGGAACGCGCTGGAGCGGTCGAGCAGCGGCGACTGGAACCCGTCGGACCGGGCGCGGTTCACGAGCGTCCCGGGAGCGAGTCGGTTGAACGCGGGCACGACCAGCACGTCGGCCCCGCCGCGGACGCCTTCGCCGAACAGGTAGCAGGGGTGGCGCTTGCCCTCGATCCTGATCGCCGGATGATCGTGGCCGCAGACGTACAGTTCGGCGTCCGCGCCGGGCTGCTCGTGGCCGTGGAGGACGACGGCGTCGATGCCGGACAGTCGGTACTCGTCCGCGACTGTCGCGGCGTCGGCGAGTTCACCGGCGACCTCGGTCGCCGCGGCGTCGCCCCCGATCACGCTGTCGAGCATCGTGTCGTGGTTCCCGGTCGTGACGACGAACTCGGCGCCGGCGTCCGCGACGAGCTCGGCGAGATCCGCGAACGTCGTCGCGACGCCGCGGGGAACCCGGTCGAAGGAGTGGAGCGCGTCGCCGGCGACGACGAACTCGCTCGGCTCGAACCTCGACAGGAGCGCCTCGATCCGGTCGAGCAGATCGTCGGACTCGCCCAGGGGTAGCTCGACGTTCGAGCTCCGGTCCCGGCCGACGTGCAGGTCAGCGCAGACGAGCGCGTCCGCTGCGGGCAGGTACAGCGATCGGTCGCGAAACGAGGCGTCGGGCGGCGCCATTCAGTCGTCGCTCGGGTCCGCGGCGTCTTCGACGACCGCGGCGTCGTCGCTTCCGCCGGACGCCGCTGACGGGCCGAGCTCCGATTGGAGGTCGTACTCGGTGCCGGTCAGCACGAACAGGATCTCGTCGAGCACGGCGAACAGTTCGGGGAGCACGCGCACGATCAGCAGCGTGATGCCGACCAGCGCGACCACCGACAGCGTCTGCGAGATGAGGTGGTGGGAGACGTAAAAGGAGGTCACCATCTCCTCGCCCGCGAGCGTGTCGGTGATCGCGTGGAAGATCGGGTAGTCGAACCAGCCCAGCGGCGCCGCCAGGCCGACGAACACGTTCCGCCCGAGGTTCGCCACCCAGATGACGCTCACGGCGATCGCGAACGCCTTGGCCTTCCGGGCCAGCGGCGCCCGCACCGCCATGATCGCGCCGCCGAAGATCGAGATGCTACCGATCCCGGTACACGAGAGGACGATGTACGTCGAGTACCCCTCGAACGCGAAGCGGCTCTGGTAGCCGTTCGCGCCGGTCTCGATCCCCGGCGAGTAGCCCAGCAGCTCCATCCCGAAGTGGGCCTGCCGGGCGACGGACTCGATGAGCACCGTCTTGACGACCGGGATCGTCATCGCGGGGAGGTACAGCAGCCCCATCATCGCGACCGCCCGGGAGAGTATCAGCAGCGAGTCCCGGCCCGAATACAGCAGGTACGCCGCGTACAGCGACAGCGGGACTCCGATCAGGCTCAGCGCGCTCTCCAGGATGCTCTGTGCGTCGAAGTAGAAGTACGGCACCATCAGACCCCAGAAGATGCCGAACACGACCCAGGCGGCGACGCCGCTCGTTCTTGCGGCGCGCGTTCGACCGGTCAGTTCGAGCGCCGCGGTCGCGAGGAAGGCGGCGATGGCGGCCCAGACGAACAGGTTCCTGGTTCCCGTCGCCCAGATCGCCTCGGTCGCGAGCGGGGACGCAAGCGTCGTCACGTGGGGATGCAAGCGCTATCGAAATAAAGAGCTATCGGCATCGTGTGCGCCTGCCGCCGGACCGATATTGCGCCGTTCCGTCTGCCCGCTCAGTCGGCGTGCTCCCGCGCGGTGTCGTAGGCCTCGCGGATGCGCCGGAACTCGTCCTCGTCGCCGCCCTGATCGGGGTGAACCTCCTTGACGCGCCGGCGGTAGGCGCGTCGTACTTCCTCGACGTCCGCGCTAGCAGGCAGTCCCAGCGCGGCGAACGCCGTCGCGACGCCGGCGTCCGCGTCCTCGTCGGTCGCGATTTCGGGCGTCTCGAAGGGGAGTCGCGAGCCGAGGTGGCCGCCCGGGAGTTCGTGTTCGACGAGCACCGGGTCGGTGTCGGTCGCCTCCAGGCGGAAAAAGACCCTCGCGTCGAACGTGACCGCGACGTCGCGCTCGGGGAGGTAGAACTCGACGCGTTGTCCCGCCACTGTCGTCTTTTCGACGTAGCGCTCGTCGATCGCTTCGAGGTAGTGTCGGATCTCCGCCAAGCGTCGCTCGGCGCCCTCGCGCTCGGGCGACCCGGCGGGATCGTCCTCCAGGCGCGGGAACGCGCGCTGTCCTGCGACGAACGCGAGCGCGACCAACAACGTCGACGCTCCGGCGAGCCCGAGCCCGAGCAGCAACCACTCCGGAAGCTCCGCGATCGCTCCCCACACAACGCCTGCCGATTGGGGATCGAAGCTAATGAAGGCCCCGGGGGAACCCCGCATATGCTGGGCGAAACACTCAAACCCGCTCTCCACTGACTGACATTCAAACCGTGCGACGCCGAACCCTCCTCGGCGCTATTGCGGGTGCGACCGCAGCGACCGCCGGCTGCGCCCAGCTCTCCGAAACCGTCGACGAAGCCGCCGAAGGCACCAAGATAGAGAATTTCGGTGTCGACCACCCCTGGGGCGGCGAACCGATCGTCCTCGGCGTCGCGTACGACGAGGACGTCGACCGCCGGGAGAACTTCACCGAACTGATCGAGGCCTCGGCCGCGTTCTGGGAGGAACACGCCGAGCAGTACGCCGGCTACGACGTGGAGTACGCCCTCGACTTCGACGCCGCGGACCCGGACGTTCGCGTGACGCTCGTCGACGAGATCTCGACCTGCGAGCGGAGCGAAGACGGGTACATGGTCGTGGGCTGCGCGCCGCTGATCACCGGCGACGCGCCCGACACGGCGTCGGTCCAGATCAAGACCGGCTACTCCGACGATCTGACCCAGACCACGATCACTCACGAGCTGGGGCACACGCTCGGTCTGGGTCACGACGACGATCCCCAAGAGATCATGTCGGACGACCCCGCCGATCGGATCCCGAACTACGAGACGCGGCGGGCGATCCACGAGGCGTACCTCGCGGGGAGACGCTCGTTCAACGAGGGCGCCGAGCGCTGGCAGGCGGCCAACGACGCGATAGACGAGCGAAACTGGGCGACCGCGAGCGACGAGTTCACGAGCGCCGCCGACCAGTACGACGCCGCCGTCAGTTCGTTCGGGGAAGCGGCCTCCGAGTCGGACGACATCGACGCAGACGGGGCGGTCGACATCTGTGCGGACGCCGAAGCGAAAGCCGCGCACTTCCGCAGCGCAGCCGAGGCGTGGAGCGAGGCCGCTGCAGCGCGCGACGACGGTGACTACGACCGGTACGAGGAGCGAAGTAAGGCGGCTCGCGAGCAGTTCGAGGCTGCGGACTCGCACTCGATCGGCGACGGCGAGAGCGATACCCTGGCCGTCGAACTCGGGTTGCAGTGAGCGATCAGGAGCGGCGTCACGACGCCGCGTTGCCCGCCTCGACGCCGCGTTGCCCGCCTCGACGCCGCGCTGCTCGCCTCGACGCTGCCGGCCGAGGATGCACCGCGGCCGTCGCCATCATTCCGCAACTACTGTTACGGATGCCCGCCGAGCGTAGCGCATGACTACGTCGAGCGCTCCCGGCAAGGTGTACCTGTTCGGGGAGCACGCGGTCGTCTACGGCGAGCCGGCGGTGCCCTGCGCGATCGAGCGGCGGGCGCGGG carries:
- a CDS encoding threonine synthase, producing the protein MQTSDAFAGLECQECGERFDAADERSSSSPDSQVRQEDETAGRCPDCGGALAPTYDYDAIDLDRETLADRPFGSQWRYRELLPFERSAAVSIDEGGTPLVEAASLADELGVGELYVKDDGRNPTGSTADRGQSVAVTAARERGVDTVALASTGDGGQSAAAYAARAGLDAEVFVPSRATFTNKAMVNVHDGEMTVVGGRVGDALEAAAESIEEEGWHDLGWFATPYRHEGAKTALFEIVEQLAWELPDAVVVPTGAGVGAVGVHRAATELERLGLIDETPAIYAAQAAGCAPIVDAWEAGRDEVEPVEYPDTICGGIEIPDPPGGSLALDAVAESGGGAVATEDPDILDSAVAVAANEGLEVGASAAAAVSGAWELSRRGEFDDSDTVVVLNTGAGSKSDDVLRSHLMGQGI
- the artA gene encoding archaeosortase A, whose product is MTTLASPLATEAIWATGTRNLFVWAAIAAFLATAALELTGRTRAARTSGVAAWVVFGIFWGLMVPYFYFDAQSILESALSLIGVPLSLYAAYLLYSGRDSLLILSRAVAMMGLLYLPAMTIPVVKTVLIESVARQAHFGMELLGYSPGIETGANGYQSRFAFEGYSTYIVLSCTGIGSISIFGGAIMAVRAPLARKAKAFAIAVSVIWVANLGRNVFVGLAAPLGWFDYPIFHAITDTLAGEEMVTSFYVSHHLISQTLSVVALVGITLLIVRVLPELFAVLDEILFVLTGTEYDLQSELGPSAASGGSDDAAVVEDAADPSDD
- a CDS encoding metallophosphoesterase, yielding MAPPDASFRDRSLYLPAADALVCADLHVGRDRSSNVELPLGESDDLLDRIEALLSRFEPSEFVVAGDALHSFDRVPRGVATTFADLAELVADAGAEFVVTTGNHDTMLDSVIGGDAAATEVAGELADAATVADEYRLSGIDAVVLHGHEQPGADAELYVCGHDHPAIRIEGKRHPCYLFGEGVRGGADVLVVPAFNRLAPGTLVNRARSDGFQSPLLDRSSAFRPIVRDDDAAETFWFPPLDELRSML
- a CDS encoding NAD(P)/FAD-dependent oxidoreductase: MSTDQRVIVAGAGLSGLVAARHLADAGVDVEVVEREEEVGGRVRTTRKDGFVMDRGFQVLFTAYPAAQRELDYDALNLRYYTPGACIARDGERSILSDPLRDRSALLSSALNTEVSMTDKVRTLKLSRELAGKSPTAIFSGSDRSIREYLRDRGFSERFVENFAAPFYGGITLDRSLSSSSTVFEYTFKMLSEGRIAVPADGMGAIPEQLAERAREAGVTVMTDTEVESVDADDAEAEVSVGGETRTADAVVVATDPPTARDLTGVESIPTDGEGCVTQYYSMPRSESLDAGKRLILNAGGEDPNHVVVNSEIAPEHAPEDRHLASATFLGDRDEQPARFDDMTRRALSSWYPEHSFADFELLGTERVPFSQFAQPPGSLDDLPSVDAPAGRCYLAGDYTRWSSIQGAMESGRDAAQTALADL
- a CDS encoding zinc-dependent metalloprotease family protein — protein: MRRRTLLGAIAGATAATAGCAQLSETVDEAAEGTKIENFGVDHPWGGEPIVLGVAYDEDVDRRENFTELIEASAAFWEEHAEQYAGYDVEYALDFDAADPDVRVTLVDEISTCERSEDGYMVVGCAPLITGDAPDTASVQIKTGYSDDLTQTTITHELGHTLGLGHDDDPQEIMSDDPADRIPNYETRRAIHEAYLAGRRSFNEGAERWQAANDAIDERNWATASDEFTSAADQYDAAVSSFGEAASESDDIDADGAVDICADAEAKAAHFRSAAEAWSEAAAARDDGDYDRYEERSKAAREQFEAADSHSIGDGESDTLAVELGLQ
- a CDS encoding J domain-containing protein yields the protein MWGAIAELPEWLLLGLGLAGASTLLVALAFVAGQRAFPRLEDDPAGSPEREGAERRLAEIRHYLEAIDERYVEKTTVAGQRVEFYLPERDVAVTFDARVFFRLEATDTDPVLVEHELPGGHLGSRLPFETPEIATDEDADAGVATAFAALGLPASADVEEVRRAYRRRVKEVHPDQGGDEDEFRRIREAYDTAREHAD
- a CDS encoding SHOCT domain-containing protein — protein: MVDVSHEFVAEKLWLVVAVVTLPLTSLVAVSGAVLPEVLAGLLVTSIPIVGWFLLTPLLLLFGEEIADWLVGADADAGDGEPAERPEDPVETLKRRYAAGEIGEAEFERRLDRVLSQEDGEATTDSRDGSRTDDRSRAQSSEYEDLLERE